Proteins encoded together in one Telopea speciosissima isolate NSW1024214 ecotype Mountain lineage chromosome 6, Tspe_v1, whole genome shotgun sequence window:
- the LOC122663851 gene encoding Golgi SNAP receptor complex member 1-2-like isoform X1 — protein sequence MADPNLELQEAGWEELRKEARKIEGDLDAKLSSYAKLGAMFTQGGYADTGSSRSFKSMEMEIQSLLEMLVDTNDAMSRCAASTMATTSVTQKLARHRDILHEFTQEFRRIKGNINSMREHAELLSSVRDDISKHKISGSMSPRMHLLRERASIHGSIVLIDDVINQAQTTRTVLGSQRSLLGNVQGKVKLLSDKFPVIRGLLGAIRRKRSKDTLILSGVIAACTVFLIIYWLSK from the exons ATGGCAGATCCAAATCTGGAGTTGCAGGAAGCCGGTTGGgaggaattgaggaaagagGCCAGAAAGATCGAAGGAGATCTCGATGCCAAGCTATCTTCCTATGCCAAGCTCGGCGCAATGTTCACCCAAGGAG GTTATGCAGACACTGGGTCCAGCAGATCGTTTAAGTCAATGGAAATGGAGATTCAATCATTACTAGAGATGCTAGTTGATACCAATGATGCCATGAGTCGATGTGCTGCATCTACCATGGCCACGACATCAGTTACACAGAAGCTAGCAAGGCACAGAGACATACTTCATGAGTTTACACAG GAATTCAGACGAATCAAGGGAAACATAAACTCTATGAGGGAGCATGCTGAGCTTCTCAGTTCTGTTCGTGATGATATCAGTAAACACAAG ATTTCTGGGAGTATGTCACCCAGAATGCATCTACTACGTGAGAGAGCTTCGATACATGGAAGTATAGTTCTT ATTGATGATGTCATAAATCAAGCTCAAACTACAAGGACAGTCTTGGGCTCCCAGCGGTCTTTGCTAGGAAATGTTCAAGGGAAAGTCAAACTACTGAGTGACAAGTTTCCAGTTATCCGTGGCCTTCTTG GTGCCATCAGAAGGAAGCGATCTAAAGATACCCTCATCTTATCTGGAGTCATTGCAGCTTGCACAGTGTTCCTGATTATCTACTGGctttcaaaatag
- the LOC122663851 gene encoding Golgi SNAP receptor complex member 1-2-like isoform X2, whose product MADPNLELQEAGWEELRKEARKIEGDLDAKLSSYAKLGAMFTQGDTGSSRSFKSMEMEIQSLLEMLVDTNDAMSRCAASTMATTSVTQKLARHRDILHEFTQEFRRIKGNINSMREHAELLSSVRDDISKHKISGSMSPRMHLLRERASIHGSIVLIDDVINQAQTTRTVLGSQRSLLGNVQGKVKLLSDKFPVIRGLLGAIRRKRSKDTLILSGVIAACTVFLIIYWLSK is encoded by the exons ATGGCAGATCCAAATCTGGAGTTGCAGGAAGCCGGTTGGgaggaattgaggaaagagGCCAGAAAGATCGAAGGAGATCTCGATGCCAAGCTATCTTCCTATGCCAAGCTCGGCGCAATGTTCACCCAAGGAG ACACTGGGTCCAGCAGATCGTTTAAGTCAATGGAAATGGAGATTCAATCATTACTAGAGATGCTAGTTGATACCAATGATGCCATGAGTCGATGTGCTGCATCTACCATGGCCACGACATCAGTTACACAGAAGCTAGCAAGGCACAGAGACATACTTCATGAGTTTACACAG GAATTCAGACGAATCAAGGGAAACATAAACTCTATGAGGGAGCATGCTGAGCTTCTCAGTTCTGTTCGTGATGATATCAGTAAACACAAG ATTTCTGGGAGTATGTCACCCAGAATGCATCTACTACGTGAGAGAGCTTCGATACATGGAAGTATAGTTCTT ATTGATGATGTCATAAATCAAGCTCAAACTACAAGGACAGTCTTGGGCTCCCAGCGGTCTTTGCTAGGAAATGTTCAAGGGAAAGTCAAACTACTGAGTGACAAGTTTCCAGTTATCCGTGGCCTTCTTG GTGCCATCAGAAGGAAGCGATCTAAAGATACCCTCATCTTATCTGGAGTCATTGCAGCTTGCACAGTGTTCCTGATTATCTACTGGctttcaaaatag